One window of the Desulforegulaceae bacterium genome contains the following:
- the gatB gene encoding Asp-tRNA(Asn)/Glu-tRNA(Gln) amidotransferase subunit GatB — protein MEFEPVIGLEVHVQLKTNTKIFCSCPAEFGSKPNEFTCPICLAMPGTLPVLNKKAVEFAIMASLATNCQVQAKAVFARKNYFYPDLPKGYQISQLDLPLALSGYLEIDSDLTNEKKKIGITRIHMEEDAGKLIHDPSNPVSYVDLNRAGTPLIEIVSEPEIGSAKEAGNYLRQLHSIVKYLQITDGNMEEGSFRCDANVSVRPKGTTKLGTRTEIKNLNSFRHVENGIEHEIARHIALIEDGQSIVQETRLWNPEKFKTFSMRGKEEANDYRYFPDPDLMPIEISEEWKNEIKQTIPELPEEKKKRFIEKLNLSDQQAETLTSSRELSEFFEKSNKSVNDSKLSANWILGTFLSYLKEKNIEADKSEISPKFMAEIILAVKDGKINDKTGKEIFNDCISSQKSPNEIIKKKGLEQVSDEGELEAVVDKILAQNPEEVEKYKSGNKKLISFFMGQVMKETKGKANPKLVNPMITKKLG, from the coding sequence ATGGAATTTGAACCTGTAATAGGTCTTGAAGTTCATGTTCAACTTAAAACCAACACCAAAATTTTTTGCAGCTGTCCTGCTGAATTTGGAAGCAAACCAAACGAGTTTACCTGTCCAATCTGCCTTGCAATGCCAGGAACCCTTCCTGTACTAAACAAAAAAGCTGTGGAATTTGCAATAATGGCTTCCCTAGCAACAAACTGCCAGGTCCAGGCCAAAGCTGTATTTGCAAGAAAAAACTATTTTTACCCTGACCTTCCCAAGGGATATCAGATTTCACAGCTGGATCTTCCCCTGGCACTTTCAGGTTATCTTGAAATTGATTCTGACTTAACAAATGAGAAAAAGAAAATAGGAATCACAAGAATTCATATGGAAGAAGATGCAGGCAAACTTATCCATGATCCATCAAATCCTGTAAGCTATGTAGATTTAAACAGGGCTGGAACTCCGCTGATTGAAATAGTAAGCGAACCTGAAATAGGCTCAGCTAAAGAAGCTGGAAATTATTTAAGACAACTCCATTCAATAGTTAAGTACCTTCAGATTACAGACGGAAATATGGAAGAAGGAAGTTTTAGGTGTGATGCCAATGTGTCTGTCAGGCCAAAGGGAACTACAAAGCTTGGAACAAGAACAGAAATTAAAAATTTAAACTCTTTTCGCCATGTTGAAAATGGAATTGAGCATGAAATAGCAAGACATATTGCTCTTATAGAAGACGGACAAAGCATTGTTCAGGAAACAAGGCTTTGGAACCCTGAAAAATTTAAAACCTTTTCAATGAGGGGAAAAGAAGAAGCCAATGATTATAGATATTTTCCAGATCCTGATCTTATGCCAATTGAAATAAGTGAAGAATGGAAAAACGAAATTAAACAAACAATTCCAGAACTTCCAGAAGAAAAGAAAAAAAGATTTATAGAAAAATTAAATCTTTCAGATCAGCAGGCAGAAACCCTTACTTCTTCAAGGGAACTTTCAGAGTTTTTTGAAAAATCCAACAAATCTGTTAATGATTCAAAGCTTTCAGCAAACTGGATTCTTGGAACATTTTTATCTTATCTTAAAGAAAAAAACATTGAAGCTGATAAATCAGAAATTTCACCAAAATTTATGGCTGAAATTATTCTGGCAGTTAAAGATGGAAAAATTAATGATAAAACAGGGAAAGAAATTTTTAATGACTGTATATCTTCTCAAAAATCTCCCAATGAAATTATAAAGAAAAAAGGACTTGAGCAGGTTTCTGATGAAGGTGAGCTTGAAGCTGTGGTTGATAAAATTCTTGCCCAAAACCCTGAAGAAGTGGAAAAATATAAATCAGGGAATAAAAAGCTGATAAGCTTTTTCATGGGACAGGTTATGAAGGAAACCAAAGGAAAAGCAAATCCTAAACTTGTAAATCCAATGATTACTAAAAAGCTTGGCTAA
- a CDS encoding DUF2065 domain-containing protein gives MEYFISLLGMVLVVEGLVYSLFPSGLKKIVIMVLSMEEKQIRTMGITFMLIGTFIVWAANA, from the coding sequence ATGGAATATTTTATCAGTTTATTAGGAATGGTTCTTGTGGTTGAAGGTCTTGTTTATTCTTTGTTTCCTTCAGGACTTAAAAAAATTGTTATAATGGTGTTATCCATGGAAGAAAAACAAATTAGAACCATGGGGATAACTTTTATGTTAATCGGCACTTTTATTGTCTGGGCTGCCAATGCCTGA
- a CDS encoding CarD family transcriptional regulator, whose protein sequence is MEEKEMVQASSKTFSVGELAVYPAHGVGRIESIETKEIGGTKQDFYILKILENGMVIMIPTVNVDSVGLRDVIEESDIAKIYEVMQDTDSMTGETQTWNRRYREYMDKLKTGSIYDVAEVFRDLFLLRITKDLSFGERKLLDTAQSLLLKELCLARNSDEETMMAEIENLFADELAEEPKES, encoded by the coding sequence ATGGAAGAAAAAGAGATGGTTCAAGCTTCATCAAAAACTTTTTCCGTAGGGGAGCTTGCTGTTTACCCTGCTCATGGTGTTGGACGAATTGAGTCCATAGAAACCAAGGAGATAGGCGGAACCAAACAGGATTTTTATATATTAAAAATTCTTGAAAATGGAATGGTTATAATGATCCCCACTGTAAATGTGGATTCAGTTGGATTAAGAGATGTTATTGAGGAAAGTGACATTGCTAAAATTTATGAAGTTATGCAAGACACTGATTCAATGACAGGGGAAACTCAGACATGGAATAGACGTTATAGAGAGTATATGGATAAACTTAAGACCGGCTCTATCTATGATGTGGCCGAAGTTTTCAGAGATCTCTTTCTCTTAAGAATTACCAAGGATTTATCTTTTGGAGAAAGAAAGCTTCTTGATACAGCCCAAAGTCTTCTTCTTAAAGAACTTTGTCTGGCAAGAAATTCAGATGAAGAAACAATGATGGCAGAAATTGAAAATCTTTTTGCAGATGAACTGGCAGAAGAGCCAAAAGAATCATAA
- a CDS encoding RluA family pseudouridine synthase: MNTFENPKASQGSVFELLVTPEDERKRIDVFLCTNLDCSRNFASNLVSDKKVFVNGENVKASYKIKINDKISGRVPKIRPIIPKPENLSLDIIYDDKYISIINKPPKMVVHPAPGHLSSTLVNGILYEFENMDFSFNSLRPGIVHRLDKDTSGAIVIAKTQKIQKELEQSFKNREVVKKYFVLVHGNPPEKFIVEKPIGRHLTKRKKMSVSFENGRDALSYFKVINCFGDISLLEADIITGRTHQIRVHLSSEGFPVLGDELYGYKHPMKHLSDKSRAIVKKHLSRQMLHSAFLSFNHPYTKEKVSFEADFFEDMKKIISELKT, translated from the coding sequence ATGAATACATTTGAAAACCCAAAAGCCTCACAAGGCTCAGTGTTTGAGCTTTTAGTAACTCCCGAAGATGAAAGAAAAAGAATTGATGTTTTTCTTTGTACAAACTTAGACTGCTCAAGAAACTTTGCTTCAAATCTTGTTTCAGATAAAAAAGTTTTTGTAAATGGTGAAAATGTCAAGGCTTCCTACAAGATAAAAATAAACGATAAAATTTCTGGCCGGGTTCCCAAAATCCGGCCAATTATTCCCAAACCTGAAAATCTTTCACTTGATATTATTTATGATGATAAATACATTTCAATAATTAATAAGCCCCCTAAAATGGTTGTTCACCCAGCTCCGGGACATTTGTCATCCACCCTTGTAAACGGGATTTTATATGAATTTGAAAATATGGATTTTTCTTTTAACTCCCTAAGACCTGGAATTGTTCACAGGCTTGATAAAGATACCAGCGGTGCTATTGTTATAGCAAAAACTCAAAAAATACAAAAAGAGCTGGAGCAAAGCTTTAAAAATAGGGAAGTTGTAAAAAAATATTTTGTCCTTGTCCATGGAAATCCCCCTGAAAAATTTATTGTGGAAAAGCCAATTGGCAGGCATTTGACCAAAAGAAAAAAAATGTCTGTATCTTTTGAAAATGGAAGAGATGCCTTAAGTTATTTTAAGGTTATCAATTGTTTTGGGGATATTTCCCTTTTAGAAGCTGATATAATCACAGGGCGAACCCATCAGATTAGAGTTCATTTATCGTCAGAGGGTTTTCCTGTTTTAGGTGATGAGCTTTATGGATACAAACATCCAATGAAACATTTAAGTGATAAGAGCAGGGCAATTGTAAAAAAACATCTTTCCCGTCAAATGCTTCATTCTGCTTTTCTTTCCTTTAATCATCCCTATACAAAAGAAAAAGTAAGTTTTGAAGCAGATTTTTTTGAAGATATGAAAAAAATAATAAGTGAATTAAAAACCTGA